One window of the Opisthocomus hoazin isolate bOpiHoa1 chromosome 12, bOpiHoa1.hap1, whole genome shotgun sequence genome contains the following:
- the LOC104335244 gene encoding receptor-interacting serine/threonine-protein kinase 2, giving the protein MAKPLPVVAQEDLDSLMLTRTGSGFALKAFHLSWNTHISVKPLTSRNTTEREWKLLLQDIANVRCYKCERLLPSLGIYWYHGLVGIVTEWMNNGSLHSLIHEHQLYPELPFPLLIRILSDVAEGLHHLHSLKPAFCHGSLKPSNVLLDMQYRAKISDYGLTNWRKQQLRSDLQNCNRRNCQDLVYLPPEILEGGLPSQEGDIYSFGILCWESLSRRKPFEGRTTLLEVLTGICCSLRPGISEKFIPSSFPERNRLLHLIALCWHQEPAYRPCTAECVDLLSGILTTINKAAISTAICNLMDAKETALNACKGSEIYTLQTGICNSEIICPKKPNLLISKKIPFVVPSLSTILLDSSANHAGRETIPETGLSNTIPQNTTTKKDHSGSDSRKSNSCYTVPLPGSTAGKESGQHKDPPLALKDRPQTMHLEQAVTDPCCKGNCCRILACQRQTILSCMTEGRLNHILDVLRSQQTLSRMDYETIISYPTVTGRARALLDTCLCLGERAARVVVTVLSVTKRSPLGQGSHCPDCPSQVNRLLL; this is encoded by the exons ATGGCCAAACCATTACCTGTCGTGGCCCAGGAAGATTTGGATAGCCTTATGCTGACCAGGACAGGCTCAGGCTTTGCACTCAAAGCCTTTCACCTTTCTTGGAACACTCACATCTCTGTGAAACCACTGACCAGCCGGAACACTACAGAGAG GGAGTGGAAGTTGCTACTGCAGGATATAGCAAATGTCAGATGctataaatgtgaacgtctcctgCCTTCTCTTGGGATTTACTGGTACCACGGACTTGTGGGGATAGTGACTGAATGGATGAACAATGGATCCCTCCACTCACTCATCCATGAG CATCAACTGTACCCAGAACTTCCATTTCCCTTACTCATAAGGATCCTGTCGGATGTGGCTGAAGGGCTGCATCACCTCCACAGCCTCAAACCTGCTTTCTGCCACGGCAGCCTGAAACCTTCCAATGTGCTTTTGGATATGCAGTACAGAGCCAAG ATATCAGATTATGGTCTAACCAACTGGAGGAAACAGCAGCTGAGGTCAGACCTGCAGAACTGCAATCGGAGAAACTGCCAGGATTTGGTGTACCTCCCTCCTGAAATACTTGAAGGAGGCCTTCCTTCCCAGGAAGGTGATATTTACAG ttttggaaTACTGTGTTGGGAGAGCCTAAGCAGACGGAAACCTTTTGAAG GTCGGACAACCCTGCTGGAAGTTTTGACCGGCATCTGCTGCAGTTTGCGGCCTGGCATTTCAGAGAAGTTCATACCAAGCAGTTTCCCTGAAAGGAACAGACTGCTGCACCTTATCGCTCTGTGTTGGCATCAAGAACCAGCTTACAGGCCATGTACTGCAG AATGTGTAGACCTTCTAAGTGGAATTTTGACTACTATAAATAAGGCGGCAATTTCCACTGCAATCTGCAATCTCATGGATGCAAAG gagaCAGCACTTAATGCATGCAAAGGTTCAGAAATATACACACTGCAGACGGGCATATGCAATTCAGAG aTCATctgtccaaaaaaacccaacctcttAATCAGTAAGAAAATTCCTTTTGTAGTGCCAAGCTTGTCAACTATTCTACTTGATAGCAGTGCAAATCATGCAGGAAGAGAAACTATTCCTGAGACAGGTCTGTCAAACACTATCCCACAGAACACAACAACAAAGAAAG ATCACTCAGGCTCTGACAGTAGAAAATCAAATTCCTGCTACACAGTTCCTTTACCTGGTTCAACTGCAGGCAAAGAAAGCGGTCAGCATAAGGACCCACCCCTGGCTCTTAAGGACAGACCACAAACTATGCATCTTGAACAAGCAGTGACAG ATCCTTGCTGCAAAGGAAACTGCTGTCGAATACTAGCCTGTCAGAGACAGACCATACTGAGCTGCATGACAGAAGGGCGCCTCAACCACATCCTCGATGTCCTTCGCTCACAGCAAACGTTGTCCCGAATGGATTACGAAACAATCATCTCTTACCCCACAGTGACTGGACGTGCTCGGGCATTGCTGGACACTTGCCTTTGCCTCGGAGAGAGGGCAGCACGCGTTGTAGTGACTGTACTTTCAGTGACCAAACGTAGTCCTCTGGGACAAGGCAGCCATTGCCCAGACTGTCCTTCTCAGGTGAACAGGCTGTTGTTGTGA